Sequence from the Longimicrobiaceae bacterium genome:
CGATCGCGAGCCCCGACGACAGGTACTCCCCGAACTTCACCGGCGAGGCGACCCGGTTGAGGGGGTGCTCCTGGCGCAGCAGGAAGCCCACGTCGGCGGCGGCCAGGTATCCGGGGACCTCGTGCCGCGGGACCGAGAGCGTCACCAGGCCGGGGATCTCCGACGCCCCGGTGAGCTCGGGACGCTCGCCGGCGGTCGGCTGCTGCCGGGCCAGGAGGAGAAGGAAGCGGACGTTCGGCAGCTCCTTGAGCCCGTTCCAGACACGGAGCATCTCCGGGAGCATCTGGTACGGGTTGAGCCCGCCCGCGTACACCAGGAGGACGTCGCGCTCGCCGACCCCCAGCGTCTCGCGGATCTCCCGTCGGCGCTCCTGGAAGCCGCGGAACCAGTCAGCGTCCACCCCCGAGGGGATCACCACCGCGCCCGGCTTCCCGTACTCGCTCGCCAGGATCTCCGCCGCGGGGGTGGAGACGCAGAGCAGCGTGCTCGCCCGCGCGAAGGCGCCCCGGCAGAGCGCGCGGAGGACCGCCTGCCGCAGCGGCGAGGCGCCGCGCATCTCCGCCTCGGCCACCAGGTCCCCGCGGAAGTCGTACGCCAGCGGGGGCCCGCCGAGCGGGAACGCCAGCCAGTGGGCGTAGGCGCCCCAGATCCCCCGGGCGTACACGTGCCCGGCGCGGTGCTCGCGGACGAACCGCCGCAGCAGCCGGGCCCCGCGGGCCAGGTTCTGGCGGAGCGACCCGTCCGGAAAGGTCACGTAGGGAACGCCGTGCTCGCGCAGCGTCACCGCGACGAGCCGCTCGAACCGTCCCGCGTCGGCGACGCTGCACACGATCCCCACCCGCAGGCCGCCCTGCCGCTGCAGGCGCACCCAGTCGAGGATCTGCGACTGGAACACCGGCGAGTTGTCCAGGGCGAACTCGGGGTCCACCAGCACGTAGACGAGGTCCAGTTCCTCGCGCCCCTCGCCCGCCGCACCCGGCCCGGACGTCAACGGATGTACTCTTCCCACCAGAGAGCCAGGTTGAGGAGAAACCAGGCCTGGTCGCCCTGCTTACGGTCGATCAGGCGGTTGACGGCGCCCCGGTCCAGGATGCCGGTCTCGTCGCAGAAGCGGTCCAGGTGCTCCCGCGCGCGCGTCCCCAGGCGGTCCAGGAACCACTCGTGGATGGGGACGCCGAACCCCTGCTTCTTCCGGTCGATCAGTTCCTGGGGGATCACGCCCCTGACCGCCCGCTTCAGCAGGTGCTTGCTCACGCCCCCCC
This genomic interval carries:
- a CDS encoding glycosyltransferase, whose product is MTSGPGAAGEGREELDLVYVLVDPEFALDNSPVFQSQILDWVRLQRQGGLRVGIVCSVADAGRFERLVAVTLREHGVPYVTFPDGSLRQNLARGARLLRRFVREHRAGHVYARGIWGAYAHWLAFPLGGPPLAYDFRGDLVAEAEMRGASPLRQAVLRALCRGAFARASTLLCVSTPAAEILASEYGKPGAVVIPSGVDADWFRGFQERRREIRETLGVGERDVLLVYAGGLNPYQMLPEMLRVWNGLKELPNVRFLLLLARQQPTAGERPELTGASEIPGLVTLSVPRHEVPGYLAAADVGFLLRQEHPLNRVASPVKFGEYLSSGLAIVASPGIGDISRIVEEHDLGILVRPGDTESAVSACARLVARVRDEREAFRRRALDAVIREKWDWKAHLGLWKGIIAPGRGAGPARQSPAQRSAVSPEAV